GGCACGGTGGCCGACGTCTCCTCGTCCGTGCGGTACTTGCCGTTGGAGAGCTGCGAACAGCCCTTGAGCTTCGCGAGTAAGTCGGCCGCGCTGACCGAGCCCTCCTGGAGGCCGGCGCCCGGGGCGGCGGTGGTGGTGCGGTGGGCGGCGGGCTGGGCGGTGGCGGGGAGGGCGGCCGCGGCGAGCAGGGCGGCGCCGGAGGCGGTGGCGAGGGCGAGAGTTCGTCTGCGCACGAGGGAACCCTTCTGTTAGGAAAGTTTCCTTACCGCCCGCAAATCTGCTCCTCCCCGGCGGGCGCGTCAAGCCTCTTGCCGGTCACTTCCTCCCACCATCGCCCCTGCCGCGCACCCGCGCCCGTCTTCGCCGTACGCCCCTACGCCCCGGTAGCGCACCCCGGCCGCACGCCCGCGCCTACGCTCCCGCTCCCCCGGCCCGGACGAGCCCCGTTTCGTACGCCAGCACCACTGCCTGGACGCGGTCCCGCAGGCTCAGCTTGGTGAGGATGCGGCCGACATGGGTCTTGACGGTCGCCTCGGACAGCACCAGCCGTGCGGCGATCTCACCGTTCGACAGCCCCTGGGCGACCAGCAGCAGCACCTCCCGTTCGCGGTCCGTCAGGCGCCCCAGCTCGGGACGGTCCGGAGCGGCGGAGGTGGCGGGCAGCATCGGCGTGAAGCGGTCCAGGAGCCGGCGGGTGGTGGACGGCGCGACGACCGCGTCGCCGCTCTCCACCGCGCGGATCGCGGCGAGCAGTTCGCCGGGCGGCACGTCCTTGAGCATGAAGCCGCTGGCCCCGGCCTTCAGTGCGGAGAAGGCGTACTCGTCCAGGTCGAAGGTGGTCAGGATGAGGACC
The sequence above is a segment of the Streptomyces lydicus genome. Coding sequences within it:
- a CDS encoding response regulator, giving the protein MTIRVMLVDDQALLRTGFRMVLAAQPDMEVVAEAGDGMEALEVLRSTKVDVILMDVRMPHLDGVEATRRICEGGQKEDAPKVLILTTFDLDEYAFSALKAGASGFMLKDVPPGELLAAIRAVESGDAVVAPSTTRRLLDRFTPMLPATSAAPDRPELGRLTDREREVLLLVAQGLSNGEIAARLVLSEATVKTHVGRILTKLSLRDRVQAVVLAYETGLVRAGGAGA